Proteins encoded within one genomic window of Bos indicus isolate NIAB-ARS_2022 breed Sahiwal x Tharparkar chromosome 23, NIAB-ARS_B.indTharparkar_mat_pri_1.0, whole genome shotgun sequence:
- the LOC109576532 gene encoding olfactory receptor 2G6-like, producing MERANNSAFSRFILLGFSNQPQLETALFAVILIIYSLSCLGNGAIMLLSTMDPHLHSPMYFFLSNLSFMDLCLTTCTVPQTLANFKGKDKTITYGGCVAQLFIALGLGGVECVLLSVMAYDRYVAVCRPLHYMVIVHPQLCLQLVVTAWLTGFGSSVVQTALTMTLPLCGKNQVDHFFCEVPVMLKLACTNTSVNEAELFAVSVFFLVVPLSLILVSYGHITRAVLKIKSAQGRQKAFGTCGSHLMVVIIFFGTLISMYLQPPSSYSQDVNKSIALFYTLVTPLLNPLIYTLRNKEVKGALRRQMRRILDLRPS from the coding sequence ATGGAAAGAGCTAACAACAGCGCCTTCTCTCGATTCATTCTCCTGGGCTTCTCCAACCAGCCCCAGCTGGAAACGGCTCTCTTTGCGGTCATCCTGATCATCTACTCCTTGAGCTGTTTAGGCAATGGCGCCATTATGCTTTTGTCAACGATGGATCCTCACCTCCACTCCcctatgtacttcttcctctccaacctctCTTTTATGGATCTTTGTTTGACTACTTGCACTGTCCCTCAGACCCTGGCCAACTTTAAGGGGAAGGACAAGACCATCACTTATGGTGGCTGTGTGGCCCAGCTCTTCATTGCCTTGGGACTCGGGGGAGTAGAGTGTGTCCTCCTGTCtgtcatggcctatgaccgctatgtagCTGTGTGCCGTCCCCTCCACTACATGGTGATTGTGCATCCCCAGCTTTGCTTGCAGCTGGTTGTAACTGCTTGGCTTACAGGCTTTGGCAGTTCTGTAGTCCAGACAGCACTGACCATGACTCTTCCTCTCTGTGGTAAAAACCAAGTGGACCATTTCTTCTGTGAAGTTCCAGTGATGCTGAAACTGGCCTGCACCAACACCTCTGTCAATGAGGCTGAACTCTTTGCTGTCAGTGTGTTCTTTTTGGTGGTGCCCCTGTCACTCATCTTAGTATCCTACGGTCACATTACCCGTGCAGTCCTGAAGATAAAGTCGGCCCAAGGGAGACAGAAGGCTTTTGGAACCTGTGGTTCTCACCTAATGGtagtgattattttctttgggaCGCTCATCTCCATGTACCTTCAGCCTCCTTCCAGCTATTCACAGGATGTGAACAAAAGCATTGCACTGTTCTATACTCTGGTGACTCCCCTGCTTAATCCCCTGATTTACACTTTGAGAAACAAGGAAGTCAAAGGGGCACTAAGGAGACAAATGAGGAGAATCCTAGACTTGAGGCCGAGTTAA